AATTCACCTAATGAACGTACACGGACAAAATATTCTTTCTCATAGATGCTTTGATATAATTCGTGTAACTCTTTCGTCGTCATTGGTCTTGCCAATGGTGCGTAAATGGTTGTCATAATTCCTCTTGTAATGGGTAATAAATGAGCTGAAAAAGTGATTGGACCTATATGTTGATCCCACTCAACTAACTGCTGCTGGATCTCAGGTATATGTTGATGCTGATTGACTTTATAGATATTGAAGTTATTGTACATTTCAGCAAAGTGAATATTGGTTGATAATCCTCTTCCGGCGCCAGAAACACCTGATTTAGCATCAATAATAAGATGATTTCCATCAATGATTTTTTCTTGAACGACTGGTGCTAATCCGAGCAACGCGGCCGTTGGATAACAGCCAGGATTAGAAAGCAGTGTAGCATTTTTTATTGTTTCACGATTCCATTCTGTTAAACCATAAACGGCTTTATCTAACCAGGTTTGTTCAATTGGGGCTTTCTTGTACCATGTTTTGTAATCTTCAGGATTTTTCAGTCGTAAATCTCCTGATAAATCAATTACTTTCGTATTATTTTTTAAAAGCTGAGGTGAAAGTTCCTTCGATACTCCAGATGGTACAGCTAGGAAAACCATATCAACTTCATTTATTATTTTTTCCACATCAATTTTTTCAAGATTTAACGTACAAATAGAATGTAAATGTGGATATTCATTTGTAACCGGGACTTGATCTTTACTGGACGAATAGATGGAGTGCAAGGATATTTCCGGATGACGGGATAAAAGACGTATTAGCTCAACTCCACCATATCCGGAAGCACCTATTACGGCTGCCTTCATTAGTAAACCTCCGTTTTTGTATTTTTATTTATAAAAACTCATAAATATAAATATTTTTCTATAATTATAAGATTGATTTCGTTTCAAATCAACCACTTTTTATAAAATTTATGAAAATTTAAAAATTTACATGTGAAAATGAATAGCTGTGAATAAAAAGGATTTCCACTATTCATATCGAATTATAACAGTGAGAAACCAATGGATGGAGGATTTATTATGGAATTATTAGATTGGTTTGAAAAAGGATTGAGTTCGACAGAATATCTTTCTCGGATGGAAACAAATCATGAAAATGTTGCATATATATTTCGGCATTTTCGCTTGCCGACAGAAGAAGGGGAATTTATCGAAAAGCTACAGGGAGAGGAACTCCAAGTGCTCGTGCTAACGGAAGATTGGTGCGGTGATGCGAT
The window above is part of the Oikeobacillus pervagus genome. Proteins encoded here:
- the argC gene encoding N-acetyl-gamma-glutamyl-phosphate reductase, which encodes MKAAVIGASGYGGVELIRLLSRHPEISLHSIYSSSKDQVPVTNEYPHLHSICTLNLEKIDVEKIINEVDMVFLAVPSGVSKELSPQLLKNNTKVIDLSGDLRLKNPEDYKTWYKKAPIEQTWLDKAVYGLTEWNRETIKNATLLSNPGCYPTAALLGLAPVVQEKIIDGNHLIIDAKSGVSGAGRGLSTNIHFAEMYNNFNIYKVNQHQHIPEIQQQLVEWDQHIGPITFSAHLLPITRGIMTTIYAPLARPMTTKELHELYQSIYEKEYFVRVRSLGEFPSLKDVAGANFCDIGIDVDERTNRVTIVSTIDNLMKGAAGQAIQNANLMFGIDETCGLDSFPIYP